One part of the Paenibacillus silvisoli genome encodes these proteins:
- a CDS encoding M1 family metallopeptidase — translation MNPRHAKRFLLFALVAVLLGVTARQGFGDAWVSQYTYASAPAKKEPAPKPAAPPVAQEPDIVMQPKPVALSKRVTEYHIDVKLQEDTHMLAGEQSVTWTNPGRQPVSEMYFHLYPNAFRSKDTTFMKESGGQLRGDKATVDSTGYMNLLSLETTEGYSLLPRLHYVQPDDNNPNDLTLAKLRLPNAVAPGKSVTLRMKFEVKLPQVFARMGYAGDFVMAGQWFPKLAVYETAGTRGRAAEGWNIHQYHGNSEFYSDFGIYSVKINVPSSYKVAATGFQTKASVVASGRKTYQYYADDVHDFGWSASPDFVYAEEPFSTEGVPGVRIKLYLDPLHAKFKDRYMHAAKSALAKYAQWYGAYPYTTLSIVVPPKGGNGAGGMEYPTLITAFAAENENPGYDLERTVVHEIGHQYWYGMVASNEFEEAWLDEGFTSYAEDKVMESEYGVEPNLPVEASYMTDPAPLKQLSWSYHSSNHYAENVYMRAKLVLFGIEKQVGAQTMRKIMRTYFQKYKFKHPSTADFQRVVESVTKTKWNDYFSHFVYGNAMSDYSVASIHVRPVKQKGETQYESVVLIKKTGGSLGPVSVVFHFADGTLMPKVWDGKQDHIQYKIVHSSKLLWAAVDPHNDNVLDNKHINNFMKADIAEKSRTRWSVGIAKLLETFFASLAW, via the coding sequence ATGAATCCACGTCACGCCAAACGATTTCTACTCTTTGCCCTCGTCGCCGTGCTGCTCGGCGTAACGGCAAGGCAAGGGTTCGGGGATGCCTGGGTTTCGCAATATACGTACGCCTCCGCTCCTGCCAAGAAAGAACCGGCTCCCAAGCCGGCGGCGCCGCCTGTCGCCCAGGAGCCGGATATCGTCATGCAGCCGAAGCCAGTAGCCTTGAGCAAAAGGGTCACAGAGTACCACATCGACGTGAAGCTGCAGGAGGATACGCATATGCTCGCCGGGGAGCAGTCCGTCACATGGACAAACCCTGGCCGGCAGCCGGTGTCCGAAATGTACTTCCACCTGTATCCGAACGCCTTCCGCTCCAAAGACACGACGTTTATGAAGGAGTCCGGCGGTCAGCTCCGCGGCGACAAAGCGACCGTAGACAGTACAGGCTACATGAACCTGCTCTCGCTGGAGACGACCGAAGGGTACAGCTTGCTCCCTCGCCTGCACTATGTGCAGCCCGATGACAACAACCCGAACGATTTAACGCTGGCCAAGCTGCGGCTGCCGAATGCCGTCGCCCCCGGCAAGAGCGTGACGCTGCGCATGAAGTTCGAGGTGAAGCTGCCTCAGGTATTCGCCCGAATGGGCTATGCAGGCGACTTCGTAATGGCGGGCCAGTGGTTTCCGAAGCTTGCCGTATACGAAACGGCAGGTACCCGCGGCCGCGCGGCCGAAGGCTGGAACATCCATCAGTATCACGGCAACTCCGAATTTTACAGCGACTTTGGCATCTATAGCGTAAAAATCAACGTGCCATCCAGCTACAAGGTCGCCGCCACCGGCTTCCAGACGAAAGCCTCCGTCGTCGCGAGCGGCCGCAAAACGTACCAATACTACGCCGATGACGTGCATGATTTCGGCTGGTCTGCCTCGCCGGACTTCGTCTACGCGGAGGAGCCGTTCTCCACGGAAGGCGTGCCGGGCGTCCGGATCAAGCTGTACCTCGATCCGCTGCACGCCAAGTTCAAGGACCGGTACATGCACGCGGCCAAGTCGGCATTGGCCAAGTATGCGCAGTGGTACGGCGCTTATCCGTACACCACCCTCTCCATCGTCGTTCCTCCAAAAGGCGGCAACGGCGCGGGCGGCATGGAATATCCGACGCTCATTACCGCGTTCGCCGCCGAGAACGAGAACCCGGGCTACGATCTGGAGAGAACGGTCGTGCATGAAATCGGCCATCAATACTGGTACGGCATGGTCGCCTCGAACGAGTTCGAGGAAGCCTGGCTCGACGAAGGCTTCACCTCCTACGCCGAAGACAAGGTCATGGAAAGCGAATACGGCGTGGAGCCGAACCTGCCCGTCGAAGCCAGCTATATGACGGACCCGGCGCCGCTCAAGCAGCTGTCCTGGTCGTACCACAGCAGCAATCACTACGCGGAAAATGTGTACATGCGCGCCAAGCTCGTCCTCTTCGGCATCGAGAAGCAGGTCGGCGCCCAGACGATGCGTAAGATCATGCGGACTTATTTCCAGAAATACAAGTTCAAGCACCCGTCCACCGCCGACTTCCAACGCGTCGTGGAAAGCGTGACGAAGACCAAGTGGAACGACTATTTCAGCCATTTCGTCTACGGCAACGCGATGTCCGATTATTCGGTCGCCTCCATCCACGTACGCCCGGTCAAGCAGAAGGGCGAGACGCAGTACGAATCGGTCGTGCTCATCAAGAAGACGGGCGGAAGCCTCGGGCCCGTGTCGGTCGTGTTCCATTTTGCCGACGGAACGCTCATGCCTAAGGTGTGGGACGGCAAGCAAGACCACATTCAATATAAAATCGTCCACTCCTCCAAGCTGCTGTGGGCCGCCGTCGACCCGCACAACGACAACGTGCTCGACAACAAGCACATCAATAACTTCATGAAAGCCGATATCGCCGAGAAGTCGCGCACGCGCTGGAGCGTCGGCATCGCCAAGCTGCTGGAGACCTTCTTCGCCTCGCTCGCTTGGTAG